The nucleotide sequence TATAGTCGGGCAGGAAGAGGTTGACAGTTTCAGATAATGCAGGCGTTACCCCAAAACGAAAAGGTATCGGGTAAAACCGCTATCTGCTTTTGGCGTTGTTTAGTGTGTTTTTAACAAAAATAAACCTGAAATCTATTGCGATTCGTTAAATTATATGCAATAATTAGGTACGATTGAATTTGAATAATACGGTGAGGTGTTGCGATGAATACAGTAAAAAAATTTTGCACGAATTGCGGGCAGCCGCTTGGACCAAGCGCTAAGTTTTGCGCGGGGTGCGGTGCCGCTGTGGTAAGCGAGGGTATTGTTGAAGAAGTTACCCCACCCGCTGCCGCGTATCAACCCCCACCGCCTGTTATGCCGGTGCAGGAGGCTCCGCCTCCTGCACCTCCGGCTTATCAACCGCCGCCCGTTCCGCCGATGCAAGCGGCAGCTCCTCCTCCCCCGGCACCTCCGGCCTATCAGCCTCCGCCGTATCCGCCGCAGCAACCCTATTACGGACAACAGGCGGTTCCCGGCTATGGGTATCAACCGCCGGCAGGTCCGATTCCCGGAGAGTCGGTAGTCGGTATTATTCCGAATGCCACAAAAAAGAAAAACCTGATAATGTCGGATACGTTTAATATTGTCGTTACAAATCACCGTATGGTTTGCGCTATGCTGACTTCGGAAATGATAAAAGAGGAATCCGCTAAATATCGCGGACAGGGAGTCGGCGGGTTCTTTAAATCAATGGGCGCCGGTTATAATGTATGGCAGCGTTATTTGCAAATATCTCCGGATATGGCCTTGCAGGAAAATCCCGCTAATTTTGCTATCTATCTGAATCAAATACGCAAAGTTAAATTCAAGCCCGATAAGGTCTTGTTTAGTAAGGGCGGGGTCAATATCGGATTTAAGGGCGGCTTCGGCGGCTTAAATGACGACAACGAAAAAACGACTCGGCCGATGGAAATTGAAACAATGAGCGGTAAATACAAATTTGAAATAAGTGATATGCACCAACAGCAAGTTGCAGAAACACTGCGTAAAGCGGGGCTTATTAAGTAGAATAATTCCCGATAATGCAACATCAAGCCTAATTTGAACTAAGTTTTAATCCCGGCCGCAAGGTCGGGATTATTTATAGGTAGGTTAACCTGCCCTCAACCTGTTTCCCGATATTCTGGTGATTTTTAAGGTATTCTTCAAGTACTTCGGCTACCGAAGTTGCAATCACCCTCGATTTGCCGTTAGCCAGCAATTCTTCGTTTGTAATATTGAGGTAGGCTTTTGAATTGGTAATGTGGTATCCGATAAGCCCGATTGTATACTTATCGTTATTATTAACCGGCTGCCCGTCGAATTCCAGCACAGACAATTCACGCTTACAATCGTTATAAACGGCACGAATTTTATCGTTTACCTGATAACATTCCCCTTCACCGTCGCGATTTTCGGGGCGCATAAAATGAGCAAAAATCTGTTTTAACTGCGCTCCGCTAATTGTAAAACGCGTCAGGTAATCTTTGAAAGGGAAGCAAGACCTGTAATCTTTTAGAGTAACGGCAGGGCCAAGCTCTTTGCTGCGGATTGAGCCGGAACCGACAAGCATTACATCACATTCCGCAGTATGTGCCAAGGCATCGGCAAAAAGATTCCCCAGCGAGGTTTCTATTTCTCGTGCGGGGTGGGTCATAACGTCAGTAAACTTGCAGATAATGGTATTGTATTTACGGTCAATCGCATCGGCAAAACTATCAATATATTCTTTTAATTTCAAATCGGGCTCGGCAATTCCCTCTTCGATGGGCACTAACTGCCACTTCCATTCGACAACACTGTTGGTATCATCATCGACAACAACATCAAAGCGGCCAATCTGGTTTGTACCGACTCCGGCTTGCGCAATAAGGATATCGTTCACTACCGCCGGCTGTTCCAGTATTGTATGTGAATGGCCGCCGAGAATAATATCCACCCCCCATTCCGGGTTTAAAATCTTGGCCAGTTCGATATCGGATTCATGGCCGATATGTGTTAAAAGAATTGTTAGGTCAATGTCGTCGTTTTTATAGGCATCGGTAATGATGCCGACTTCGTTGGCGGCATCTTCAAGGGAGATAAAGCTGCCGATTAGCTGTTCTTTTTTTAGAGAATCCAGCACTTTTTCCGTTATTATGCCGATAAACATAATATCGAATCCATCCACCCTTAGGATTAGATAGGGCTTCATTAACCGTTTCCCGTATTTTCTAATATAAAGGTTGGCGTTAACAATCGGGAAGTTGGCCATTTTCTCCAAAAAAAGAAGTTGCGGCAGGCCATAGTCAAATTCATGGTTACCGAGGCAAACGGCGTCCGGGGAGAGGTAATTCATAATCTCCATTGTGGAGATACCCTGGTATTCCGAATCAATCAGAGAGCCTTGCAGCATATCTCCCGAGATTACATAAAGCACGTTTTTTTCTTCGCGCCTAACCTTATTTACATATCCGGATAAGAGCGCCAAACCACCGACCAGGTTGTTGGAACCCTCTTTAACTTCCGTTAAAAAATCTCCGTGCATATCGTTCGAATGCAAAATTGTAAATTTCTTGGTTACTCCCATTACAGCTTCTCCCTTCCTAATTTCACAAGTAACATATTCAAAACAGCTTGTTTAACCTATCGCTATCTCAAAGCGTTTCCGCTAAATCCGCTTAACCGGCTTAAAAATTGTTACACCCAGTTTGCAAGTGGGCGGCCGCTATTTTAGCGACAATTTTTTTAGCTGCTTCTTCCTGTCCGGGAGGAATCGGGATACGGGCGGTGTAGGAATTGCGCCCGTCTTTTGACGGAGCGGAATAGGTTAGAACTATTCCGGGCGATTCATTCTCTGCTTTATCGTAAGCGATATCTTCCAAAACATTCCCGAGCCCTTTCCAGATATGCACCTGCCTATTAAAATAAATACCGTCGAGAGCAATATAGACCTCGCCCAAATGTTTCTTATTATTTAAATAGCTGCTGAGCGTGGAAAAGAAGGCGGCTAATGCGGCAACGGCGATAATTCCCAGTATAATCAGTGCAATTATCAAGAAATCTTCCCCGATGGCAACCGCCATTATTAGCCCCACAATAACGGCGATGATTGCAATCATAAAAAAGAGGCCGCGTTTGGCTGCCGCGTCCTCTTGGTGTTCTTTCTCCGTATAGACTTTCCACTCTTCCGGGGTATAGGTCCAGTGAGCAAGCCGGCTTTCTTTTTTTAAAATACGGTCTAAATAGGATGCCTGCCGAAAATAGAGAACGGCGGCAATAACCCCCGTCATTGAAACAAGCCCGCCGCCGATTGAAAGGGGGAAACCGCCGTCAAAACCATCCATTCCGATTAGCCAGGGGAAGAAAAATATTAAAACCCCGAATAAGGCTATTCCCAGCCAGATAAATGCCATTCGTTTAGGGGGGCTTATTTTTGCTCTCATGTCAATCCCTGCCGATGATTTGATGCTTTGATTATATCCTGTAAATTAGCTTACGGCAATAGTTTTAAGCGTTAAAATCGGTAATATCCCGAATTGGCGGGAATTAATAAAAAATAACCTCCGATTTTTTAACCGGAGGTTATTACAGTCTACTTTGTATTTTATATTGTGCTCTTATTCGTTTAAATTACCGCGGATGCAAACAACAAGTATGTCCGGTCCGCCGTGGGTTCCCAAAATCGGTCCGATCTCGCCCATTATTATTTTCTCACGCGGATACATGGAGCTTACGCGGTCGGCAAGGGCATCGGCTTCATCACGATCAGTGTTATACATAATGGATAATTCCTTTATTTTGCCGCCTTCTGCTGCTTTTTTAATAAACTCATATTGTTGTTCGACGCCTTTGGAGTAACTGCGTACCTTACCGATAGGCACTACTTCCCCGTCTTTGAGGTTTAGAAGCGGTTTAATGTTTAAGACTGCCCCCATTAAACCCTTTGCTTTGCCGATACGCCCGCCTTTGGCAAGGTATTTTAAAGAATCAAAAAGAACCATGAAATTAATTTCGGAAACAGTCTCTTTTGCTATCCGGACCACTTCTTCCATACCGGCGCCGTTTTTAGCGGCTCTGGCGGCCTCCAAGCAAACCATCCCTTGCCCGCTGGTAATTGA is from Dehalococcoidales bacterium and encodes:
- a CDS encoding DegV family protein encodes the protein MAVKIVTDSSADIPPELLKEFDIAVVPLYVRFGNDVYKDKVDISNKEFYEKLVEGETFPATSQPTPLDFKQVYEELAKDADGIVSIHLSSKLSGTIPSALQARESFQGSCPIEIVDSLSITSGQGMVCLEAARAAKNGAGMEEVVRIAKETVSEINFMVLFDSLKYLAKGGRIGKAKGLMGAVLNIKPLLNLKDGEVVPIGKVRSYSKGVEQQYEFIKKAAEGGKIKELSIMYNTDRDEADALADRVSSMYPREKIIMGEIGPILGTHGGPDILVVCIRGNLNE
- a CDS encoding zinc ribbon domain-containing protein; its protein translation is MNTVKKFCTNCGQPLGPSAKFCAGCGAAVVSEGIVEEVTPPAAAYQPPPPVMPVQEAPPPAPPAYQPPPVPPMQAAAPPPPAPPAYQPPPYPPQQPYYGQQAVPGYGYQPPAGPIPGESVVGIIPNATKKKNLIMSDTFNIVVTNHRMVCAMLTSEMIKEESAKYRGQGVGGFFKSMGAGYNVWQRYLQISPDMALQENPANFAIYLNQIRKVKFKPDKVLFSKGGVNIGFKGGFGGLNDDNEKTTRPMEIETMSGKYKFEISDMHQQQVAETLRKAGLIK
- a CDS encoding bifunctional UDP-sugar hydrolase/5'-nucleotidase, giving the protein MGVTKKFTILHSNDMHGDFLTEVKEGSNNLVGGLALLSGYVNKVRREEKNVLYVISGDMLQGSLIDSEYQGISTMEIMNYLSPDAVCLGNHEFDYGLPQLLFLEKMANFPIVNANLYIRKYGKRLMKPYLILRVDGFDIMFIGIITEKVLDSLKKEQLIGSFISLEDAANEVGIITDAYKNDDIDLTILLTHIGHESDIELAKILNPEWGVDIILGGHSHTILEQPAVVNDILIAQAGVGTNQIGRFDVVVDDDTNSVVEWKWQLVPIEEGIAEPDLKLKEYIDSFADAIDRKYNTIICKFTDVMTHPAREIETSLGNLFADALAHTAECDVMLVGSGSIRSKELGPAVTLKDYRSCFPFKDYLTRFTISGAQLKQIFAHFMRPENRDGEGECYQVNDKIRAVYNDCKRELSVLEFDGQPVNNNDKYTIGLIGYHITNSKAYLNITNEELLANGKSRVIATSVAEVLEEYLKNHQNIGKQVEGRLTYL